One genomic segment of Musa acuminata AAA Group cultivar baxijiao chromosome BXJ3-3, Cavendish_Baxijiao_AAA, whole genome shotgun sequence includes these proteins:
- the LOC135581197 gene encoding nuclear matrix constituent protein 1-like isoform X4: protein MLAPQKKGLFLSPRAVAARRNGPAQSSFGNWGGVVPGTRKGREVVAGNAIPQPEELPLCGDGEDREKEQSEAQVWRRFREAGFLDEAVLQRRDREALVRRISELEKELYQYQYHMGLLLIEKKEWAVKYDKLRQEMSEAAQLQKCMQAAHIVAVAEFEKSEGNLRRAMGFQRQSIIHLEKALNDMHAEIAEVKLDSQKKLSEAHTLEATIEEKCLEIKEKQHSLDARLAKVSRKSSEVDRRLEDVEAREHELFKQTSSFIAEKKAFEKDLSRQRENLRAWEQQLQDNQKKLGKWHSTENQREMETNERDNTFRKKEKELEEARKTLEISNELIKLKEEDMCMRIGALDAKEKEALLKQEFLEKKENELLAIEEQLNNKERVEIQKITDFHNSILESQKDEFELETEKTKRAVDEQLQGRIEEVAHKEIILENRERELFKKEQLLEREIGNLKNREKENDIMLSAVKVSIENEKEEMRQGRGKLEKEWELLGERRLSLEEGLKQLFDEKERFDQWRCTEEERLRKENPEVSIHAQMDLEDSISDEEAFKDKTTHQKMDVLEVFNSENAHVVYEIMQRIPEKVKETLLEKEDNSNRRSNIVLNNCKILSSLDESNILKLKEQEDQLKSEKQLLVLGKKSEAGQSTSGTLSRNNKDQVVEPAEEGDYLPASAEQLKACRYCGFEDGGDTALSGGSVEVSDQGTCPGSVKLEARIPCMQRCSRLLNFSPGKKATEHSEKSVCLDGEPLEHEDNLEPGPLPGDVNAFQWAQSAGGVQYNAEPERSNNDDDATKRDSQIADRSADILIFELNDRARDLEEPTLHSVDEQKYREGCSIHPELNSLLWPLKQKQSGCSVRRKSILVKKSRSVNALVEDANLEEASQIKHSEQSTCRAQCLIKDKCLEEKYSLNDDEVTVCSKKRCLDLKYGMMSLEGECAEAHTEDVSSLGCCFQMENIPGTEIPGLKRYNLRHSTIISSIGLSN from the exons ATGCTTGCACCGCAGAAGAAGGGTTTGTTTCTTTCGCCCAGGGCTGTCGCAGCGCGGAGGAATGGGCCTGCGCAATCAAGTTTTGGTAATTGGGGCGGCGTGGTACCTGGCACGAGGAAAGGAAGGGAGGTGGTGGCCGGGAACGCGATTCCTCAACCGGAGGAGCTTCCTTTATGTGGTGATGGCGAGGATCGTGAGAAAGAACAGAGCGAGGCGCAGGTGTGGAGGCGGTTTAGAGAAGCGGGGTTTCTTGATGAGGCGGTGTTGCAGAGGAGGGACAGAGAAGCACTCGTTCGAAGAATATCCGAGCTTGAGAAAGAG CTTTATCAGTACCAGTATCATATGGGGCTCCTTTTGATAGAGAAGAAGGAATGGGCTGTTAAATATGATAAGTTAAGGCAAGAAATGTCTGAGGCAGCACAACTTCAAAAGTGTATGCAAGCAGCACACATTGTTGCTGTTGCTGAATTTGAAAAGAGTGAGGGAAATTTGAGGCGGGCTATGGGCTTTCAGAGGCAGTCCATCATTCAT CTTGAGAAGGCTTTGAATGATATGCATGCTGAAATTGCTGAGGTTAAATTGGATTCCCAGAAGAAACTGTCTGAAGCACATACTCTTGAGGCCACTATCGAAGAGAAATGCCTGGAGATCAAAGAAAAGCAACATTCTTTGGATGCTAGATTGGCAAAAGTGAGCCGGAAAAGTTCAGAGGTAGATAGAAGATTAGAGGATGTGGAGGCTCGTGAGCATGAACTTTTTAAACAAACCTCATCCTTTATTGCTGA GAAAAAAGCATTTGAGAAGGATCTTTCTCGACAAAGAGAGAACTTGCGGGCTTGGGAACAGCAGCTGCAGGACAATCAGAAGAAGCTTGGCAAGTGGCATAGCACTGAAAACCAGAGAGAGATGGAGACAAATGAGAGAGACAACACCTttaggaagaaagaaaaggaacttGAGGAGGCACGGAAAACCTTGGAGATCTCCAATGAATTGATTAAATTGAAAGAAGAGGATATGTGCATGAGAATTGGAGCTTTAGATGCTAAAGAAAAA GAAGCTCTTCTAAAGCAAGAGTTTCTAGAGAAGAAAGAGAATGAGTTACTTGCCATTGAAGAACAGCTAAACAATAAGGAAAGA GTGGAGATCCAGAAAATCACTGATTTCCATAATTCCATCCTAGAGTCTCAAAAAGACGAGTTTGAGTTGGAGACAGAGAAGACAAAAAGAGCTGTTGATGAACAACTGCAAGGGAGAATTGAAGAGGTGGCACATAAGGAAATTATACTtgagaacagagagagagagcttttcaAGAAAGAACAACTTTTGGAGAGAGAAATtgggaacttgaagaacagagagaAAGAAAATGATATAATGTTGAGTGCCGTGAAAGTATCAATtgaaaatgaaaaagaagaaatgagacAAGGAAGGGGCAAACTTGAGAAAGAGTGGGAATTGTTAGGTGAGAGAAGATTGTCACTAGAAGAAGGTTTGAAGCAGCTCTTTgatgaaaaagaaagatttgatCAATGGAGATGCACTGAAGAGGAAAGACTGAGAAAGGAGAATCCGGAGGTGAGCATTCATGCCCAGATGGATTTAGAGGATTCTATATCGGATGAAGAGGCCTTCAAGGATAAAACAACACATCAGAAGATGGATGTTCTTGAAGTATTCAACAGTGAAAATGCTCATGTTGTTTATGAAATTATGCAGAGAATCCCAGAGAAAGTTAAGGAAACATTGCTTGAAAAGGAGGATAATTCTAACAGGAGAAGCAACATTGTTCTAAACAATTGCAAGATTTTGAGCAGTTTAGATGAATCAAATATTCTGAAGTTGAAAGAGCAGGAGGATCAGTTAAAAAGTGAGAAACAGCTTTTAGTTCTTGGAAAGAAAAGTGAAGCTGGCCAATCTACATCAGGAACCCTAAGCCGGAACAATAAGGACCAAGTGGTAGAACCTGCAGAGGAGGGTGACTATTTGCCTGCATCAGCTGAGCAGCTTAAGGCTTGCAGGTACTGTGGATTTGAGGATGGAGGGGACACAGCATTGTCAGGTGGAAGTGTTGAAGTAtctgatcagggaacttgccctgGATCTGTCAAACTGGAAGCACGAATACCATGTATGCAAAGATGTTCGAGATTGTTGAATTTTTCTCCTGGTAAAAAAGCTACAGAACACAGTGAAAAGTCTGTTTGTCTTGATGGAGAACCTTTAGAGCATGAAGACAATCTTGAGCCTGGGCCACTGCCTGGAGATGTTAATGCTTTCCAGTGGGCTCAGTCTGCCGGTGGAGTCCAGTACAATGCAGAACCAGAAAGAtcaaacaatgatgatgatgccACAAAAAGAGATTCTCAAATTGCAGATAGGTCTGCAGATATTTTGATATTTGAGTTAAATGATAGAGCAAGGGACTTGGAAGAGCCAACTTTACACTCTGTGGATGAACAAAAGTACAGGGAGGGATGTTCTATCCATCCTGAATTGAATTCTTTGCTTTGGCCATTGAAACAGAAACAGTCTGGTTGCAGTGTGAGAAGGAAGTCCATACTTGTTAAAAAGTCACGTTCCGTTAATGCACTTGTTGAGGATGCCAACCTTGAAGAGGCCTCTCAAATTAAACACAGTGAACAGTCAACTTGCAGAGCACAATGTCTTATCAAGGATAAGTGTCTTGAAGAAAAATATTCTTTAAATGATGATGAAGTAACAGTATGTTCTAAGAAGAGGTGCCTTGATCTTAAATATGGAATGATGAGTCTTGAAGGAGAATGTGCTGAAGCTCACACCGAGGATGTATCATCACTAGGATGTTGCTTTCAAATGGAAAATATTCCTGGGACAGAAATCCCAGGATTAAAGCGCTACAATTTGAGACACTCCACAAT CATCTCAAGCATTGGCCTGTCGAACTAA